DNA from Actinoplanes sp. SE50/110:
TCGCCGTCGGTGCGCCGGTCGACCCGGCGACCATCAGCGACAGCACGATCCCGGACTACAACTACGACATCCTCTCCGGGGTCGACTACGACATCGACATCAGCAAGCCGATCGGCAGCCGGATCACCCGACTGCAGATCGCCGGCGTCGACGTCGCGGCCGACGCCCAGTTCGTGGTCGCGGTGAACAACTACCGCCGGTCGGGCGGCGGCAACTTCCCGGGCATCGTGAAGACCCAGGTCTACAACGAGCAGAAGGAGATCCGCCAGCTGCTGATCGACTGGGCGCAGGCCAAGGGCAAGATCGACCCGGCCGACTTCTTCGTGAAGAACTGGCAGCTGGTCCGCGAGGGCGTGCCGGTCACTTTCTGAACGTCCAGTTGCCGCGGATGTCCGCGGTGATCCGCATCGAGGCGGACCGCCCGTCGGTCAACTGGAACGAGCAGACGTAGACCCGCAGGCTGTCGGCGCCACGGTCGCCGTCCGGCACACAACCGCCGGACTTGACCGTGGTGCCGACCGCCGCCTCCACCCGGCCGTCGCCGAGCACCTTGGCCTGCACCGCGGCGGTCGCCCGGTCCTCCACGTGGTGCCGGTAGGCCGGCACCGCCACGTCGGCGACCAGCACCGACCAGAACGCCGCTCCGGCCGCCGCGGTGAGCAGGAAGGCGATCCAGTACGGGGCACGCGGCCGCCCGTACGCCCTGGCCCGACCCGCGCGCCGCATGGCCGACACCACGCCCAGCACGCTCAGGAGGAACGTCCAGGCCACCACCGGGCGCCAGGACGGCGCCTCCGGCCGGGCCTCACCCAGCACCGCGTGCGGGAACCGGACCAGTAGCGCGCCGTGCTTGTTCTCCGGGGACCCGTACGGCGGAACGGTGCCCCCGAACGGTGGCACGACGAACTCGACGGTCTCCGCCGCCTCCACGGCATTCTCATTCGCCCACGGCGGCGAAACGAGGTGATCGTGATGCGACGTCTGGATGGTCATCCTGCGGCCTCCCGGGTAGCGGCCCGGGTGCAATCTCCGGGCCACCCGCCTTCATCGGCCGGGGCCGGATTCAGTTGAGGATTAGTTGCCCTCGGTTGCATTTCCGGTGCCGTCCAACGGCACCTGCATCTCGGTGAGCCACTCGGCGAGCTCCGGCGGGCAGTGCAGATAGACCTCCCGCGCGTAACCCGGCGGGACCGGGCGGAACCCGTTGTCCTCGATCCACGCGGCGATCCGTCCACCGGTGCGGAACGCTTCCGCCATCGGGCCCCGGTGCACCGCGGCGGCCACCCGGACCGGCGGCAGCGTCACCACGTCGAAACCGGCCGCGCCGACCTCGGCGTCGCCGATCGGGAACGCCGCGTGCACCGTGATCGTCTCGTCCTCGGGACCGGTCGGCGCGGGCCGGTAGTACGCGATCGGTGAGCCGGTCATCGCGACCCCCGCCTGCTCCATCAGCTGCAGCAGGCGAGGGTAGAGCGGGGACAGGTTCTCGCTGATCGACGAGGGGTGGTCGTAACCCAGCGCGGTGGCGGACAACGCCGCCACACGCAACGCCGGGACCTGCTTCAGGATGACGTCCGTGGTGTCCATGTGACCCTCCGACTCGACCATCCGGAGACGCGCGTCGACCAGGGCCAGGCGGGCGTTGTCCCGCTCCAGTTGGGCGGCCAGCTCGGCGCGCCGCAGCCGCAGCATCCCGCGCAGCTCACCGACGTCGACCTTCTCCTCGATCATCGACTGGACCTGCTGCAGGCTGAAGCCGAGGTCCTTGAGGGCGAGGATCCGGTTGAGCCGCAACAGCTGCTCCGCGGTGTAGAAGCGGTAGCCGCTGTGCGGGTCGACGCGGGCGGGTGGCAGCAGACCGATGGCGTCGTAGTGGCGCAGCATCCGCACCGACACCCGGCCCAGGCCGGCGAAGTCTCCGATACTCAACATGACCGCTTCACCATCCCGTCTGACACGGTGTGAGAGTCAACCGCGCCCTACTGCGAGCCGGCCGCCGGACCGGTGGTGGTGGTCGTGGCGGTGGGCGTCGTCGTGGTCGGATCATCCGGCGGCGGGGAGGAGACCGGCGGTTTCGACGACGGCGGGGCGCTGGTCGGGCCGGCGCTGGCCGGCGCCGACGAGGCCGGGGCGGAGACCGACGTGCTCGACACCGGTGCCTTGGTGTGCCGGGCCGACGGCTTGTGGGTCGGCTCGGCCGCCGACGGGCCGTTGGTCACCTGGTCGAACGGCTGCTCGACGGTCTGGCTGATGCCCGGCTTCTGATCCTTCTTACCGCCGGTGTTCGCGTCCGCCTTCTCCCCGTTGCCGCTCAGTGCGAACGCCACGCCCAGCCCGCCGGCCAGCACGAACAGCGCGATCACGGCGACCATCAGGCCCCGCTGGGTGTGCCAGCCGGAGGCGACCGGCTCGGGGGCCGGCATCGGCGGCGGCGCCGGCGACATGCGCGGGCGGGTCATCGCGTAGGTGGGCGCCGCCGGCGGCGGGCTCACCGGGATCGGGCTGCGCGGCGCGATCATCGCAGTGCCGGTCAGCCGTTTCCAGTCCTGCGGGGTGCCGACCGCGGCGTAGGCCGCCTCGGCGAACTCGGCGGCCGTGGCGAACCGGTCGGCCGGCTGCTTGGCCATCGCCCGGGCGATCAGCTCCCGGACCTCGAACGGCACGTGGTCGGGCAGCGGGTCGGGCTCGTCCTCCAGGTGGCGCAGGGCCACCTGGAGCGCGTTGTCACCGTCGAACGGGGGGCGGCCGGCGATGCAGTGGTACGCCACGGCGCCCAGCGCGTAGACATCCGTGCCGGGCGTGAGGTTGCCTTTCGCCACCTGCTCGGGGGCCATGTAGAGGGCTGTGCCGACGATCGCGTTCAGCCCGGTCATGCTGGTCATCGCGTTCGACCGGGCGACGCCGAAGTCGATCAGGATGACCGCGCCGGTCGGTTTCACGATCAGGTTGCCCGGTTTGATGTCGCGGTGCACGATGCCGACCTCGTGGGCGGCGTGCAGCGCGTCGGCCGCCTGCGCCACGATCGACAGCGTCTCGGCCACCGGGATCGGGCCCTGCTTCACCCGGACGGACAGCGGCTCGCCCTCGACGAACGCCATCACCAGATAGGCCACGGTCTCCGAACCGCCGGAGTCACCGGCCTCGGCGTAGTCGTAGACCTCGACCACGCCCGGGTGCCGGAACGCGGCCATCATCCGGGCCTCGCCGTAGAACCGGGCGGCGAACTCCGGGTCGTCCAGCATCGCGGTGCGCAGCACCTTCACCGCGACGACCCGGCCCAGCACCTTGTCGGTGCCACGCCACACGTCACCCATGCCACCGGTGGCGATCCGCTCGTCCAACCGGTAGCGGTTGTCCAGGATGTGTCCCGCACTGAGCACCAGGTGGACCTTCTCTAGATCGGGCGGCCGGGCCGCTGGGCAAGCTGTGAGTCAGCTTTGATCGTGGGCAACGCCGCTCAAGAGTACAGAGCCGGGCGGATCAACGGGAGGCCAGCGGAGGCACCCGTCGCCCGGCCGCGGCATCCTCGATGAGCTGGGCGAGGCGGCGCTCCCGGGTGTCGGCGCGCCGGGCGCCGAGCACCCGGCGCGTGGCGGAGCGGCCATACGCCGCCGACTGTGCCCGGAACCACTCCCCGGCGGCGGGTGTGGCCT
Protein-coding regions in this window:
- a CDS encoding MerR family transcriptional regulator encodes the protein MLSIGDFAGLGRVSVRMLRHYDAIGLLPPARVDPHSGYRFYTAEQLLRLNRILALKDLGFSLQQVQSMIEEKVDVGELRGMLRLRRAELAAQLERDNARLALVDARLRMVESEGHMDTTDVILKQVPALRVAALSATALGYDHPSSISENLSPLYPRLLQLMEQAGVAMTGSPIAYYRPAPTGPEDETITVHAAFPIGDAEVGAAGFDVVTLPPVRVAAAVHRGPMAEAFRTGGRIAAWIEDNGFRPVPPGYAREVYLHCPPELAEWLTEMQVPLDGTGNATEGN
- a CDS encoding serine/threonine-protein kinase, which gives rise to MLSAGHILDNRYRLDERIATGGMGDVWRGTDKVLGRVVAVKVLRTAMLDDPEFAARFYGEARMMAAFRHPGVVEVYDYAEAGDSGGSETVAYLVMAFVEGEPLSVRVKQGPIPVAETLSIVAQAADALHAAHEVGIVHRDIKPGNLIVKPTGAVILIDFGVARSNAMTSMTGLNAIVGTALYMAPEQVAKGNLTPGTDVYALGAVAYHCIAGRPPFDGDNALQVALRHLEDEPDPLPDHVPFEVRELIARAMAKQPADRFATAAEFAEAAYAAVGTPQDWKRLTGTAMIAPRSPIPVSPPPAAPTYAMTRPRMSPAPPPMPAPEPVASGWHTQRGLMVAVIALFVLAGGLGVAFALSGNGEKADANTGGKKDQKPGISQTVEQPFDQVTNGPSAAEPTHKPSARHTKAPVSSTSVSAPASSAPASAGPTSAPPSSKPPVSSPPPDDPTTTTPTATTTTTGPAAGSQ